A single genomic interval of Helianthus annuus cultivar XRQ/B chromosome 13, HanXRQr2.0-SUNRISE, whole genome shotgun sequence harbors:
- the LOC110901710 gene encoding uncharacterized protein LOC110901710, whose amino-acid sequence MSELRCCSGILSNVTLSDKSDKWSWVGGEDSEFSVGVVKRFLGSGIDYSSRYVFEWSKWVPKKCNIFMWHVVQNKVPTVDALWARNYYNGDMGCVLCNNGDKAAEHLFCSCYVVVAAAWSAISAWCKIGPLFLFSIKDLVEVHNHVGLNLKDGIALKGIIIVASWCLWKARNNKRFANVEVKIDDLIQDIKSNGFCGINIE is encoded by the coding sequence ATGTCGGAATTAAGATGTTGTTCAGGTATTCTTTCTAATGTGACTCTATCGGATAAGTCAGATAAATGGTCCTGGGTAGGAGGCGAAGATTCTGAGTTCTCGGTTGGGGTCGTTAAGCGGTTTTTGGGCAGTGGTATTGATTACAGCAGCAGATATGTTTTTGAATGGAGTAAGTGGGTCCCAAAGAAGTGTAATATTTTTATGTGGCATGTGGTTCAAAATAAAGTCCCTACGGTTGATGCGCTCTGGGCTAGAAACTATTATAACGGAGATATGGGATGCGTTTTATGTAACAATGGGGACAAAGCTGCAGAGCATTTATTTTGTTCTTGTtatgttgttgttgctgctgcttgGAGTGCTATAAGTGCTTGGTGTAAAATTGGCCCTTTATTTCTTTTCTCAATCAAGGATCTTGTGGAAGTGCATAACCATGTGGGGTTGAATTTAAAGGATGGCATAGCGTTGAAAGGTATCATCATCGTGGCATCTTGGTGTTTATGGAAGGCTCGTAACAACAAGAGATTCGCTAACGTGGAAGTGAAAATCGACGATCTCATTCAAGATATTAAATCAAATGGTTTTTGTGGTATAAACATAGAATAA